A single window of Populus nigra chromosome 17, ddPopNigr1.1, whole genome shotgun sequence DNA harbors:
- the LOC133677601 gene encoding UDP-glycosyltransferase 71K1-like yields MKRTQLVFVPAPGFGHLVPAVQLAKMVLERNDSFLITMLAINNPFDGGISKNTESLASIHTEIRFIEIPETIPAPPPEALAVSPASAFTSYVIDHKTLVKDTIVNLVMARNPAPIASVVVDMFCTAFIDVAKELGVPSHVFYTSNAAFLATMLYLSDREDKGEPKFSPTDPDYIIPCYSNPVPYRVMPLLHTDVEYEAFANHGREFKDSNGIIVNTFSEAESHAVSALLARDDIPPIFNVGPLIDHKGKSLSGSDAVKRDGILKWLDDQPEKSVVFLCFGSRGCFDEAQLKEIAIGLERSGHRFLWSIRLKPSKGKLQASFFDNYGEILPQGFLERTKNIGMLCGWAPQVEILAHKAVGAFVSHCGWNSTLEALWYAVPIITWPLHAEQHMNAFQLVKDLGLAVELTLDFRRDCPTDFVKAEVITKAVKTMMEQGGELRNKAKETGEMAKKAVVEGGSSYVAFGNLIDQWLGSKP; encoded by the coding sequence ATGAAGAGAACACAGCTAGTCTTCGTCCCTGCACCTGGATTTGGCCACCTTGTACCAGCTGTTCAGTTAGCAAAGATGGTTCTTGAGAGAAACGACAGTTTCTTGATAACCATGCTTGCCATCAACAATCCATTTGACGGTGGCATAAGCAAGAACACCGAATCGCTTGCTTCAATTCATACAGAAATCAGGTTCATCGAAATTCCTGAGACCATACCTGCACCTCCTCCAGAAGCTTTAGCTGTAAGCCCTGCAAGTGCTTTTACTTCTTACGTCATTGATCACAAAACCCTTGTGAAAGATACTATTGTTAACCTAGTCATGGCCCGCAACCCTGCACCAATTGCTAGTGTTGTTGTTGATATGTTTTGCACTGCCTTTATTGATGTTGCCAAAGAACTAGGGGTCCCTTCTCATGTTTTTTACACTTCCAATGCTGCCTTTCTTGCCACGATGCTTTACCTTTCAGATAGAGAAGACAAGGGTGAGCCTAAGTTTAGCCCTACTGACCCTGACTACATCATCCCCTGTTATTCAAATCCCGTGCCTTACCGTGTTATGCCGTTATTGCACACCGATGTGGAATATGAGGCTTTTGCAAACCATGGAAGAGAGTTTAAGGACTCCAACGGTATCATTGTTAATACATTTTCAGAAGCTGAGTCCCATGCCGTTAGTGCTCTTTTGGCTAGAGATGATATACCACCTATTTTCAATGTTGGGCCATTGATTGATCACAAGGGAAAGAGTCTGTCAGGATCCGATGCCGTCAAGCGTGACGGGATCTTGAAATGGCTTGATGATCAACCTGAAAAATCAGTGGTGTTCTTGTGCTTCGGGAGTCGAGGATGCTTTGATGAAGCTCAGTTGAAAGAAATTGCAATCGGGCTCGAGAGGAGTGGACATAGGTTCTTATGGTCCATTCGGTTGAAACCCTCCAAGGGGAAGCTGCAAGCTAGTTTTTTTGACAACTATGGAGAGATCTTGCCACAGGGATTCTTGGAAAGAACTAAAAACATTGGGATGCTATGTGGATGGGCACCACAAGTAGAAATCTTGGCACATAAAGCAGTAGGCGCTTTCGTATCACACTGTGGATGGAACTCAACTTTGGAGGCCTTGTGGTATGCTGTGCCTATTATAACTTGGCCATTGCATGCTGAGCAACACATGAATGCATTTCAGCTGGTGAAAGACTTGGGATTAGCAGTGGAATTGACGTTGGATTTTAGGAGAGATTGTCCTACAGATTTTGTGAAGGCGGAGGTGATAACAAAAGCTGTGAAAACCATGATGGAACAAGGCGGTGAACTTAGGAACAAGGCCAAAGAAACCGGTGAAATGGCGAAGAAAGCTGTGGTGGAGGGTGGATCTTCGTATGTTGCTTTTGGAAACTTGATTGATCAATGGTTAGGAAGCAAACCTTGA
- the LOC133677377 gene encoding UDP-glycosyltransferase 71K1-like, translated as MKKTQLVFVPAPGFGHLVPAVQLAKMVLERNDSFLITMLAIHNPFDGGMSKNTESLASIHTEIRFIEIPETIPAPPPDALAVRPASAFTSYINDHKTLVKDTIVNLVMAHNPAPIASVVVDMFCTAFIDVSKELGVPSHVFYTCDAAFLAMTLYLSDREDKGEPKFSPTDPDYIIPCYSNPVPYRVMPLLHTDVAYEAIANHGRKFKDSNGIIVNTFSEAESHAVSALLARDDIPPFFNVGPLIDHKGKSLSGSDVVKRDGILKWLDDQPEKSVVFLCFGSRGCFDEAQLKEIAIGLERSGQRFLWSIRLKPSKGKLQASFFDNYGEILPQGFLERTKNIGMLCGWAPQVEILAHKAVGAFVSHCGWNSTLEALWYAVPIITWPLHAEQHMNAFQLVKDLGLAVELTLDYRRDCPTDFVKAEVITKAVKTMMEQGGELRNKAKETSEMAKKAVMEGGSSYVAFGNLIDQWLGSKP; from the coding sequence atgaagaaaacacaGCTAGTCTTCGTCCCTGCACCTGGATTTGGCCACCTTGTACCAGCTGTTCAGTTAGCAAAGATGGTTCTTGAGAGAAACGACAGTTTCTTGATAACCATGCTTGCCATCCACAATCCATTTGACGGTGGCATGAGCAAGAACACCGAATCGCTTGCTTCAATTCATACAGAAATCAGGTTCATCGAAATTCCTGAGACCATACCTGCACCTCCTCCAGATGCTTTAGCTGTACGCCCTGCAAGTGCTTTTACTTCTTAcatcaatgatcacaaaacCCTTGTGAAAGATACTATTGTTAACCTAGTCATGGCCCACAACCCTGCACCAATTGCTAGTGTTGTTGTTGATATGTTTTGCACTGCATTTATTGATGTTTCCAAAGAACTTGGGGTCCCTTCTCATGTTTTTTACACTTGTGATGCTGCCTTTCTTGCCATGACGCTTTACCTTTCAGATAGAGAAGACAAGGGTGAGCCTAAGTTTAGCCCTACTGACCCTGACTACATCATCCCCTGTTATTCAAATCCCGTGCCTTACCGTGTTATGCCGTTATTGCACACCGATGTGGCATATGAGGCTATTGCAAACCATGGAAGAAAGTTTAAGGACTCCAACGGTATCATTGTTAATACATTTTCAGAAGCTGAGTCCCATGCAGTTAGTGCTCTTTTGGCTAGAGATGACATTCCACCTTTTTTCAATGTTGGGCCATTGATTGATCACAAGGGAAAGAGTCTGTCAGGATCCGATGTCGTCAAGCGTGACGGGATCTTGAAATGGCTTGATGATCAACCTGAAAAATCAGTGGTGTTCTTGTGCTTCGGGAGTCGAGGATGCTTTGATGAAGCTCAGTTGAAAGAAATTGCAATCGGGCTCGAGAGGAGTGGACAGAGGTTCTTATGGTCCATTCGGTTGAAACCCTCCAAGGGGAAGCTGCAAGCTAGTTTTTTTGACAACTATGGAGAGATCTTGCCACAGGGATTCTTGGAAAGAACTAAAAACATTGGGATGCTATGTGGATGGGCACCACAAGTAGAAATCTTGGCACATAAAGCAGTAGGCGCTTTCGTATCACACTGTGGATGGAACTCAACTTTGGAGGCCTTGTGGTATGCTGTGCCTATTATAACTTGGCCATTGCATGCTGAGCAACACATGAATGCATTTCAGCTGGTGAAAGACTTGGGATTAGCAGTGGAATTGACGTTGGATTATAGGAGAGATTGTCCTACAGATTTTGTGAAGGCGGAGGTGATAACAAAAGCTGTGAAAACCATGATGGAACAAGGTGGTGAACTTAGGAACAAGGCCAAAGAAACCAGTGAAATGGCGAAGAAAGCTGTGATGGAGGGTGGATCTTCGTATGTTGCTTTTGGAAACTTGATTGATCAGTGGTTAGGAAGCAAACCTTAA
- the LOC133677376 gene encoding uncharacterized protein LOC133677376 isoform X1, protein MGTEESGGVSKRQRLDEQSSASGIENPLVPYNDVDDEEEDFERGRTANGGGRVEENRGQVVAAENGEEEEEEEEDLYGEENSLEKRKSQFEPREDCPYLDTVNRQVLDFDFEKFCSVSLSNLNVYACLVCGKYYQGRGKKSHAYTHSLEAGHHVYVNLRTEKVYCLPDGYEIIDPSLDDIRHVLNPRFTRDQVKQLDKNRQWSRALDGSDYLPGMVGLNNIKETDFVNVTIQSLMRVTPLRNFFLIPENYQHCKSPLVQRYGELTRKIWHARNFKGQVSPHEFLQAVMKASKKRFRIGQQSDPVEFMAWLLNTLHTNLKTLKKNNSIIYECFQGELEVVKEIPNKAITEKKENGNDQIDGGAGHDIFTETSRMPFLMLGLDLPPPPLFKDVMEKNIIPQVPLFNILKKFDGETVTEVVRPRVARMKYHVIRLPQYLILHMQRFKKNNFFIEKNPTLVNFPVKNLELKDFIPLPMPKENERLRSKYDLIADIVHDGKPNEGFYRVFVQRKSEELWYEMQDLHVSETLPQMVALSEAYLQIYEQQQ, encoded by the exons ATGGGGACTGAAGAAAGTGGCGGTGTTTCAAAGAGGCAGAGATTGGATGAGCAGTCTTCAGCTTCTGGTATTGAAAACCCACTTGTGCCTTACAATGATGTGGATGATGAAGAGGAGGATTTTGAAAGAGGGAGAACGGCTAATGGTGGTGGAAGGGTGGAGGAGAATAGGGGACAAGTTGTTGCAGCAGAGAAtggtgaggaggaggaggaagaggaggaggatttGTATGGAGAAGAGAATAGTTTGGAGAAGAGGAAGAGTCAATTTGAGCCTCGTGAGGATTGCCCGTATTTAGATACTGTTAATCGACAG GTCTTGGACTTTGATTTTGAGAAATTTTGCTCTGTTTCCCTGTCAAATTTGAATGTGTATGCATGTTTGGTTTGTGGGAAGTATTACCAAGGAAGAGGGAAGAAATCCCATGCTTATACTCATAGTCTTGAGGCAGGACACCATGTCTACGTCAATCTTAGGACAGAGAAGGTTTATTGTCTTCCTGATGGATATGAGATTATTGATCCATCACTAGATGATATACGACATGTTCTCAATCCAAG GTTTACTAGGGATCAAGTCAAACAGCTTGACAAAAACAGGCAATGGTCCAGGGCACTTGATGGGTCTGATTACCTTCCTGGAATG GTGGGTCTGAATAACATCAAGGAAACTGATTTTGTAAATGTCACAATTCAGTCGCTAATGAGAGTTACACCCTTAAGGAATTTCTTCCTCATCCCTGAAAACTATCAGCATTGCAAGTCTCCTCTTGTTCAACGCTATGGAGAACTCACTCGTAAAATATGGCATGCTCGGAACTTTAAAGGACAG GTGAGCCCACATGAGTTTCTCCAGGCTGTAATGAAAGCTAGTAAGAAACGGTTTCGCATTGGTCAACAGTCTGATCCAGTGGAATTCATGGCATGGCTTCTCAATACACTGCACACAAATCTTaaaactttaaagaaaaataacagtaTCATTTATGAGTGCTTTCAG GGTGAGTTGGAGGTTGTGAAAGAGATTCCTAACAAAGCTATCactgagaagaaagaaaatggtaATGACCAGATTGATGGTGGAGCTGGTCATGATATTTTCACAGAAACGTCTAGAATGCCATTCTTGATGCTTGGACTGGATTTGCCACCACCTCCTCTGTTTAAAGATGTGATggagaaaaatataatacctCAG GTTCCTCTGTTCAATATACTGAAGAAATTTGATGGTGAGACTGTGACTGAAGTTGTTCGTCCTCGTGTTGCCCGGATGAAATATCACGTCATCAGATTGCCACAGTATTTAATACTACATATGCAGCGGTTTAAAAAGAACAACTTTTTCATCGAGAAGAATCCCACCTTGG TCAACTTTCCTGTGAAGAACTTGGAGTTGAAAGATTTTATTCCTTTGCCAATGCCTAAAGAAAATGAGAGATTGCGCTCGAAGTATGATTTGATTGCCGATATTGTCCATGATGGAAAGCCTAATGAGGGTTTCTACAGGGTTTTTGTGCAGCGAAAGTCAGAAGAGCTATG GTATGAGATGCAGGATCTGCATGTTTCTGAGACCCTTCCTCAAATGGTTGCTCTCTCTGAGGCATACCTGCAGATATATGAGCAGCAGCAGTAG
- the LOC133677376 gene encoding uncharacterized protein LOC133677376 isoform X2, whose protein sequence is MVGLNNIKETDFVNVTIQSLMRVTPLRNFFLIPENYQHCKSPLVQRYGELTRKIWHARNFKGQVSPHEFLQAVMKASKKRFRIGQQSDPVEFMAWLLNTLHTNLKTLKKNNSIIYECFQGELEVVKEIPNKAITEKKENGNDQIDGGAGHDIFTETSRMPFLMLGLDLPPPPLFKDVMEKNIIPQVPLFNILKKFDGETVTEVVRPRVARMKYHVIRLPQYLILHMQRFKKNNFFIEKNPTLVNFPVKNLELKDFIPLPMPKENERLRSKYDLIADIVHDGKPNEGFYRVFVQRKSEELWYEMQDLHVSETLPQMVALSEAYLQIYEQQQ, encoded by the exons ATG GTGGGTCTGAATAACATCAAGGAAACTGATTTTGTAAATGTCACAATTCAGTCGCTAATGAGAGTTACACCCTTAAGGAATTTCTTCCTCATCCCTGAAAACTATCAGCATTGCAAGTCTCCTCTTGTTCAACGCTATGGAGAACTCACTCGTAAAATATGGCATGCTCGGAACTTTAAAGGACAG GTGAGCCCACATGAGTTTCTCCAGGCTGTAATGAAAGCTAGTAAGAAACGGTTTCGCATTGGTCAACAGTCTGATCCAGTGGAATTCATGGCATGGCTTCTCAATACACTGCACACAAATCTTaaaactttaaagaaaaataacagtaTCATTTATGAGTGCTTTCAG GGTGAGTTGGAGGTTGTGAAAGAGATTCCTAACAAAGCTATCactgagaagaaagaaaatggtaATGACCAGATTGATGGTGGAGCTGGTCATGATATTTTCACAGAAACGTCTAGAATGCCATTCTTGATGCTTGGACTGGATTTGCCACCACCTCCTCTGTTTAAAGATGTGATggagaaaaatataatacctCAG GTTCCTCTGTTCAATATACTGAAGAAATTTGATGGTGAGACTGTGACTGAAGTTGTTCGTCCTCGTGTTGCCCGGATGAAATATCACGTCATCAGATTGCCACAGTATTTAATACTACATATGCAGCGGTTTAAAAAGAACAACTTTTTCATCGAGAAGAATCCCACCTTGG TCAACTTTCCTGTGAAGAACTTGGAGTTGAAAGATTTTATTCCTTTGCCAATGCCTAAAGAAAATGAGAGATTGCGCTCGAAGTATGATTTGATTGCCGATATTGTCCATGATGGAAAGCCTAATGAGGGTTTCTACAGGGTTTTTGTGCAGCGAAAGTCAGAAGAGCTATG GTATGAGATGCAGGATCTGCATGTTTCTGAGACCCTTCCTCAAATGGTTGCTCTCTCTGAGGCATACCTGCAGATATATGAGCAGCAGCAGTAG
- the LOC133676925 gene encoding DEAD-box ATP-dependent RNA helicase 10-like, giving the protein MAEDKQETEKTFADLGLCKELVEACENLGWKKPTKIQEKAIPYALQGKDLIGVAATGSGKTGAFVLPTLEALLKDSQERKSVQPFFVCVLSPTRELAIQIAEQFEALGSGIGVRCVVLVGGEDMLQQSIVLAKKRPHVIVGTPGRLADHLSNTKGFSLHALKYLILDEADRLLSMDFEKSLDEILKAIPRNRRTYLFSATMTNKVKKLQRACLRNPVKIEAAFKYSIVDTLEQGFYFMPAALKDCYLVHVLSSKKGATSMVFTRTCRETDFLALVLRKLGLGAIPINGQMSQSNRLGALNKFKAGEFNILICTDVASRGLDIPSVDVVVNYNIPTNTKDYFHRVGRTARAGRSGLAISLVNQFDIGPFKQIEKHIGDDFKIPKYTANEDEVLLLAERVTEAKRISRKSIKEGGGNKRTDRLDDEDEEDIEKYLGIKNKKLRRK; this is encoded by the exons ATGGCAGAAGACAAGCAAGAAACAGAGAAAACATTCGCTGATTTAGGTTTATGTAAAGAACTAGTAGAAGCATGTGAAAATCTAGGATGGAAAAAGCCAACAAAGATACAAGAAAAAGCAATACCTTATGCACTTCAAGGCAAAGACTTGATTGGTGTAGCAGCTACAGGTTCAGGCAAGACTGGAGCTTTTGTTCTTCCAACACTGGAAGCACTTTTGAAAGATTCACAAGAGAGAAAATCTGTGCAACCCTTCTTTGTTTGTGTTCTTTCTCCTACAAG GGAGTTGGCAATTCAGATTGCTGAGCAGTTTGAAGCTTTGGGATCTGGCATTGGTGTGAGATGTGTAGTG CTTGTTGGAGGAGAGGATATGTTGCAGCAATCTATTGTCCTTGCAAAAAAGCGGCCACACGTTATT GTTGGAACACCTGGTCGCCTTGCGGATCATTTGTCAAACACAAAAGGCTTCTCTCTTCATGCATTGAAATATTTA ATCTTGGATGAAGCAGACAGATTACTGAGTATGGATTTTGAGAAATCACtggatgaaattttaaaggcCATTCCAAGGAATAGAAGAACCTATTTATTTTCTGCCACTATGACAAATAAG GTGAAGAAACTCCAAAGGGCTTGTTTAAGGAATCCCGTAAAG ATCGAAGCAGCATTTAAATATTCCATTGTTGACACACTGGAGCAGGGGTTTTACTTCATGCCAGCTGCGCTCAAg GATTGCTATCTTGTACATGTACTATCATCAAAGAAAGGAGCTACTTCCATGGTTTTCACTCGGACATGCAGAGAAACTGACTTTTTGGCTTTGGTTCTTCGAAAGCTTGGTCTAGGGGCCATCCCCATTAATGGTCAAATGAGCCAG TCAAACAGACTTGGAGCGTTAAATAAGTTCAAAGCTGGCGAGTTCAATATTCTGATATGCACTGATGTCGCAAGTAGAGGACTCGATATTCCATCTGTGGATGTTGTTGTTAATTATAATATCCCCACAAACACCAAG GATTATTTTCATCGTGTTGGTCGAACTGCGCGTGCAGGACGATCAGGGCTTGCAATCTCACTTGTAAATCAATTCGATATAGGACCATTTAAACAGATAGAGAAGCACATTGGAG ATGATTTCAAGATACCCAAGTATACGGCAAATGAAGATGAAGTCTTGCTATTGGCAGAGCGTGTTACAGAAGCCAAAAgaatttccagaaag AGCATCAAAGAGGGTGGAGGCAACAAGAGAACAGACCGACTAGACGACGAAGATGAGGAGGATATAGAGAAGTATTTAGGCATCAAGAACAAGAAGTTGAGGAGAAAATGA